A region of Paenibacillus thiaminolyticus DNA encodes the following proteins:
- the abc-f gene encoding ribosomal protection-like ABC-F family protein: MYSNRYSEGRQRPPAGKLVLEASGLAAEAGDRRLFSIPETLRVYSGERIGLIGANGAGKTTLIRILAGLLEPAQGSVRRMASCAFVPQLDDIRDEASAEATLSGGERTKRRLEQALQGGAELLLLDEPTSHLDMEQMKRMEERLLDFSRTGTLLLISHDRTLLNRVCTKIWEMENGTLHIYAGGYDDYRVEKERLRTEREREYDQYIAERDRLQEMIVQTRVMAQGVGTPRPRKGLTSKEIRSARPHFNRKQGKMDKRVKAMETRLEKLPQVERPFELPPVAFDAECHRPLRSKSALEVKELRLCAGERELVRDGSFRIRPQMKVALLGPNGSGKTTLLRLLKQRSETPDGGPEASASSAMIRFAPNARVAYFDQKLYSLDLQESALENVQKSSAYDQTAIRTALARLRLRRDEALKPVWQLSGGEKVKTQLVKLFLSEANVLLLDEPTNYLDIEAREELERVLAAYPGTLLFATHDRMLLERTATHVLRFNGQSLELLPIEALHADRESPPQQDSQAVGTAPQQAAWTEEQRMKVELEWSELLSRLSQPVRHDEAEKERLERRYAELLELRRAMR; this comes from the coding sequence ATGTATTCAAACAGATACTCGGAAGGCAGACAACGGCCCCCTGCCGGCAAGCTTGTATTGGAGGCGAGCGGCTTGGCCGCCGAGGCCGGAGACCGCCGTTTGTTCTCGATTCCGGAGACGCTGCGCGTCTATTCCGGCGAACGAATCGGGCTAATCGGGGCGAACGGTGCAGGCAAGACGACACTAATTCGGATATTGGCGGGGCTGCTGGAGCCTGCGCAAGGAAGCGTCAGGCGAATGGCATCCTGCGCTTTCGTGCCTCAGCTCGACGATATCCGGGATGAAGCCTCGGCCGAAGCGACGCTTAGCGGCGGAGAGCGGACGAAGCGGCGGCTCGAGCAGGCGCTGCAGGGCGGCGCCGAGCTGCTGCTGCTCGACGAGCCGACCAGCCATCTCGATATGGAGCAGATGAAGCGAATGGAAGAGCGGCTGCTCGATTTCTCACGGACGGGCACGCTGCTGCTTATCTCGCATGACCGGACGCTCCTGAACCGGGTTTGCACGAAAATATGGGAGATGGAAAACGGAACCCTCCATATTTATGCCGGCGGCTACGACGATTACCGCGTAGAGAAGGAACGGCTGCGCACGGAGCGCGAGCGCGAGTATGACCAGTATATCGCGGAGCGGGACCGGCTGCAGGAGATGATCGTCCAGACGAGGGTCATGGCGCAGGGCGTTGGCACCCCGCGTCCACGCAAAGGCTTGACCAGCAAGGAGATTCGTTCTGCCCGCCCTCACTTCAACCGCAAGCAGGGGAAGATGGATAAGCGGGTCAAGGCGATGGAGACGCGGCTGGAGAAGCTGCCGCAGGTGGAGCGCCCGTTCGAGCTTCCTCCCGTCGCCTTCGATGCAGAGTGCCACCGGCCGCTTCGGAGCAAGAGCGCACTCGAGGTGAAGGAGCTGCGGCTCTGCGCCGGGGAGCGGGAGCTGGTGCGGGACGGCAGCTTCCGCATCCGTCCGCAGATGAAGGTAGCCTTGCTCGGGCCGAACGGCTCGGGGAAGACGACGCTGCTGCGGCTGCTGAAGCAGAGAAGCGAGACCCCGGACGGCGGGCCGGAAGCGAGCGCTTCATCTGCCATGATCCGGTTCGCGCCGAATGCGCGCGTCGCCTATTTCGATCAGAAGCTGTACTCGCTTGACCTGCAGGAGAGCGCCTTGGAGAACGTGCAGAAGTCGAGCGCCTACGACCAGACCGCCATCCGCACGGCCTTGGCCCGGCTGCGGCTGCGCCGGGACGAGGCGTTGAAGCCGGTCTGGCAGCTAAGCGGCGGAGAGAAGGTCAAGACACAGCTCGTCAAGCTGTTCCTGAGCGAAGCCAATGTGCTGCTGCTCGATGAGCCGACGAATTACCTCGACATCGAGGCTCGCGAGGAGTTGGAGCGGGTGTTGGCCGCCTATCCGGGGACGCTTCTGTTCGCGACCCATGACCGTATGCTGCTGGAACGGACGGCCACGCATGTCCTCCGCTTCAACGGACAGTCGTTGGAGCTGCTGCCGATCGAGGCGCTGCACGCCGACAGGGAGTCGCCGCCGCAGCAGGACTCGCAAGCCGTTGGTACGGCCCCGCAGCAAGCGGCCTGGACGGAAGAGCAGCGGATGAAGGTCGAGCTGGAATGGTCCGAGCTGCTGTCCCGGCTGTCCCAGCCGGTTCGCCATGACGAGGCCGAGAAGGAGCGGCTAGAGCGGCGTTACGCCGAATTGCTTGAGCTGCGCAGGGCGATGCGATGA